In Helianthus annuus cultivar XRQ/B chromosome 3, HanXRQr2.0-SUNRISE, whole genome shotgun sequence, a single window of DNA contains:
- the LOC110930295 gene encoding RING-H2 finger protein ATL2, protein MTSDSPIKGQMPDNEQDSSEAYALSGKIMLASIITLFIIVFFMVLLHLYARWYLTRLHRNNDTRPPTRHNRSTRILYYINNNGPLASGSSGLNASILKSLPVFVYSTETETKTNVVECAVCLSEFENGESGRVLPNCKHCFHTECIDMWFYNHSTCPLCRSPVEPVAEPGPSAELIETTTSEERRKRVDVRIDVPVNEPVTENEVKLTSPGSRLLSLRRMVNMSRVSPVVSPSSGGGVGPSCVVVGTELDAESGRQESDHESSRQG, encoded by the coding sequence ATGACGTCAGATTCTCCAATCAAGGGCCAAATGCCCGACAACGAACAAGATTCCTCGGAAGCATACGCTCTCAGCGGCAAAATCATGCTTGCCTCAATAATAACCCTCTTTATCATCGTCTTCTTCATGGTCCTCCTCCACCTCTACGCGCGTTGGTACCTCACGCGCCTCCACCGTAACAACGACACCCGCCCACCCACCCGCCACAACCGGTCCACCCGTATCCTCTATTACATCAACAACAATGGACCACTCGCGTCCGGTTCGAGTGGGCTCAACGCGTCAATATTAAAGTCACTCCCAGTATTTGTTTACTCGACCGAAACCGAAACCAAAACCAATGTTGTGGAGTGTGCTGTCTGTTTGTCGGAGTTTGAAAACGGTGAGTCGGGTCGGGTTTTACCGAATTGTAAACATTGTTTTCACACCGAGTGTATTGATATGTGGTTTTATAATCATTCTACTTGCCCGCTTTGCCGGTCCCCAGTTGAACCGGTAGCTGAACCCGGTCCAAGTGCGGAACTTATTGAAACGACGACGTCGGAAGAGAGGAGGAAACGAGTTGATGTTAGAATAGATGTGCCGGTTAACGAGCCGGTGACGGAGAATGAGGTCAAGCTGACGTCACCGGGAAGTCGGTTACTGTCGTTGAGGAGGATGGTGAACATGAGCCGAGTGTCGCCGGTGGTGTCGCCGTCGTCTGGCGGTGGTGTTGGACCGAGTTGTGTGGTGGTTGGTACTGAGTTAGATGCTGAGTCAGGGAGGCAAGAGTCGGATCACGAGTCAAGTCGGCAGGGTTAA